A genomic window from Chlorobium phaeobacteroides DSM 266 includes:
- the rpsE gene encoding 30S ribosomal protein S5 — protein sequence MAKTSARSIKPGELNLKEKLVHINRTAKVVKGGKRFGFNAIIVVGDKEGHVGYGLGKANEVQDAIAKGVEDGKKNVIKVPIVKGTIPHQIIAKYGSAKVLMKPATPGTGLIAGGAVRAVLEMAGIHDVLTKSLGSSNPHNVVKAAIKGLQSMSDAYEVGERRSKSLKEVFES from the coding sequence ATGGCGAAAACATCTGCACGGAGTATCAAACCCGGCGAACTGAATCTTAAGGAAAAACTTGTTCATATCAACAGGACAGCAAAAGTTGTAAAAGGCGGAAAACGCTTTGGATTCAATGCTATTATTGTTGTAGGAGATAAGGAAGGCCATGTAGGATACGGACTTGGAAAAGCAAATGAAGTACAGGACGCTATCGCGAAGGGTGTTGAGGACGGAAAGAAAAATGTCATCAAGGTTCCAATTGTAAAAGGCACGATTCCTCACCAGATTATTGCAAAATATGGTTCAGCGAAGGTGTTGATGAAGCCCGCAACTCCCGGTACAGGTTTAATTGCCGGTGGTGCAGTGAGAGCGGTTCTTGAAATGGCAGGGATTCATGATGTTCTTACCAAGTCGCTTGGCTCATCAAATCCCCACAACGTCGTTAAAGCCGCAATAAAAGGTCTGCAGAGCATGTCAGATGCATATGAGGTTGGAGAACGACGCTCGAAGAGCCTGAAAGAGGTTTTTGAAAGCTAA
- the infA gene encoding translation initiation factor IF-1 — protein MAKEEAIEIEGVILDALPNAQFKVKLENGLEVLAHVSGKIRMHYIRILAGDKVKVQISPYDITKGRITYRYK, from the coding sequence TTGGCCAAAGAAGAAGCAATAGAAATTGAAGGTGTTATACTTGATGCCCTTCCTAATGCACAGTTCAAGGTAAAACTTGAAAACGGGCTCGAAGTGCTTGCACACGTTTCCGGAAAAATTCGCATGCACTATATCAGAATTTTAGCTGGCGACAAAGTGAAGGTGCAGATATCCCCATACGACATTACAAAAGGTCGTATTACTTATCGCTATAAATAA
- the rpmJ gene encoding 50S ribosomal protein L36 — MKIYSSIKKRCEHCRIIKRKGKRFVICKVNPSHKQRQG; from the coding sequence ATGAAAATATATTCATCTATCAAAAAACGCTGTGAGCACTGTCGCATTATTAAGCGTAAGGGTAAAAGATTTGTGATTTGCAAAGTAAATCCAAGCCATAAGCAGCGCCAGGGTTGA
- the rplN gene encoding 50S ribosomal protein L14, with amino-acid sequence MIQKETNLVVADNSGAKKVRCIHVFGGTGRRYAALGDQIIVSIKAAVPGGVVKKKDVCKAVVVRCVKEQRRKDGSYIRFDENAVVLLNAQGEPRGTRIFGPVARELRDRKYMKIVSLAPEVL; translated from the coding sequence ATGATCCAGAAAGAAACTAATCTGGTTGTCGCCGACAACAGTGGTGCAAAAAAGGTTCGCTGTATTCATGTATTCGGCGGAACCGGAAGGCGGTATGCAGCGTTGGGGGACCAGATTATCGTATCGATAAAGGCCGCTGTTCCTGGAGGTGTTGTAAAGAAAAAAGATGTTTGCAAGGCCGTTGTGGTCAGGTGCGTTAAAGAGCAGAGAAGAAAAGACGGCTCATATATCAGATTTGATGAAAATGCCGTTGTGCTGCTTAATGCACAGGGCGAACCAAGAGGTACACGTATTTTCGGACCCGTGGCCCGTGAGCTGCGAGACAGAAAGTATATGAAAATCGTATCTTTGGCACCTGAAGTACTGTAG
- the rpsD gene encoding 30S ribosomal protein S4, with protein MARFRGSITKVSRRLGIALSPKAEKYLERRPFAPGQHGQSRKGKISEYALQLREKQKMKYLYGVLENQFRSYYRKAVSQRGVTGDNLVKLLERRFDNVVFRSGFAASRSAARQLVTHGHLTINGKKVNIPSYLLTPGELIEFRQKSKNMGAVTDSLNKAPDARIPSWIQVDKANQKAVFLSVPEREEVQEPFNEQLVVELYSK; from the coding sequence ATGGCAAGATTTAGAGGCTCAATAACAAAAGTATCCCGCAGGTTAGGTATTGCGCTTTCTCCGAAAGCCGAGAAATATCTTGAAAGAAGACCATTTGCGCCAGGGCAGCACGGGCAGTCAAGAAAAGGTAAAATCTCTGAATACGCACTTCAGCTCAGAGAGAAACAGAAAATGAAATACCTTTATGGGGTTCTTGAAAATCAGTTCAGGAGTTATTACAGAAAGGCCGTTTCACAGCGTGGCGTCACTGGTGACAACCTTGTAAAGCTGCTTGAAAGGCGATTTGACAATGTCGTGTTCAGGAGTGGTTTTGCGGCGTCACGATCAGCGGCGCGTCAGCTTGTCACCCATGGACATCTTACGATAAACGGTAAAAAAGTCAATATCCCGTCATACTTGCTCACACCCGGCGAACTGATTGAGTTTCGTCAGAAGAGCAAAAATATGGGGGCTGTTACGGATTCCCTGAACAAGGCGCCCGATGCTCGCATACCTTCATGGATTCAGGTTGACAAGGCAAACCAGAAGGCCGTTTTCCTTAGTGTTCCTGAAAGAGAGGAAGTGCAGGAGCCGTTTAACGAGCAGCTTGTTGTCGAGCTCTACTCGAAGTGA
- the rplX gene encoding 50S ribosomal protein L24, with protein MKTGIKKVKLHVKKNDMVVVISGNDKGKTGKILRVFPVKGRVIVEGVNIRKRHMKPTQGNPQGSIIEREFAIHASNVKKS; from the coding sequence ATGAAAACAGGGATTAAAAAGGTCAAGCTTCATGTTAAGAAAAACGACATGGTCGTCGTTATAAGCGGAAACGATAAAGGAAAAACCGGCAAGATTCTCAGAGTATTTCCGGTTAAGGGCAGAGTGATTGTTGAGGGTGTGAACATAAGAAAGCGCCATATGAAGCCGACGCAGGGCAATCCTCAAGGTTCTATTATCGAGAGAGAGTTTGCCATACATGCTTCAAATGTAAAGAAGAGTTAA
- the rpmD gene encoding 50S ribosomal protein L30 has translation MSEKKLKITQVRSVIGSTKKQKATIKALGLGRPNYHVDKEDNPCLRGQIRVVQHLVKVEEQ, from the coding sequence ATGAGTGAGAAAAAATTAAAGATTACACAGGTGCGCAGTGTTATTGGCAGCACAAAAAAACAGAAAGCCACAATAAAGGCTCTTGGTCTGGGAAGACCAAATTACCATGTTGACAAAGAGGATAATCCTTGCCTGAGAGGGCAGATCAGGGTTGTACAACATCTTGTCAAGGTTGAGGAACAGTAG
- the rpsM gene encoding 30S ribosomal protein S13 produces MRIAGVNLPLNKHAVIALTHVYGIGKTSAKSILQRAGIAPERKISELNDEEAHAIREIIAEDYKVEGQARGEQQLAVKRLMDIGCYRGLRHRRSLPVRGQRTQTNARTRKGKRKTVAGKKKATKK; encoded by the coding sequence ATGAGGATAGCTGGGGTAAATTTGCCGTTAAACAAGCATGCCGTTATTGCTTTGACGCATGTTTATGGGATTGGGAAGACATCAGCAAAGAGTATTCTTCAAAGGGCAGGAATTGCTCCTGAAAGGAAAATCTCAGAATTGAATGATGAAGAGGCGCATGCAATAAGAGAAATTATTGCCGAGGATTACAAAGTTGAGGGTCAGGCTCGTGGAGAGCAGCAGCTTGCCGTAAAGCGTCTGATGGACATCGGTTGTTACAGGGGTTTGCGACACAGGAGGTCTTTGCCTGTGCGCGGCCAGAGAACGCAAACCAATGCTCGAACAAGAAAGGGTAAGCGGAAAACTGTCGCAGGCAAGAAGAAGGCGACCAAGAAGTAG
- the rpsQ gene encoding 30S ribosomal protein S17, which yields MSMDESKIISAAGGQESQSRGRKKSWQGKVVSDKMDKAIIVVVERRVQHPVYKKYFKKTTRLMAHDEKNEAGIGDLVKVVECRPLSKRKSCRLVEIIEKAK from the coding sequence ATGTCAATGGATGAAAGTAAAATAATCAGTGCCGCCGGTGGACAGGAATCTCAATCGAGAGGCAGGAAAAAAAGCTGGCAGGGTAAAGTTGTCAGCGATAAAATGGATAAAGCGATTATCGTTGTAGTAGAGCGCAGGGTACAGCATCCTGTTTACAAGAAATATTTCAAAAAAACTACGAGGTTAATGGCTCATGACGAAAAAAATGAAGCCGGAATCGGTGATCTGGTCAAAGTAGTAGAGTGCAGGCCGCTCAGCAAGAGAAAGAGCTGTCGTCTTGTCGAGATCATTGAGAAAGCCAAGTAA
- the rpsH gene encoding 30S ribosomal protein S8, whose product MPVTDSIADFITRIRNAGRARNKTTDIPYSKLRENMSQLLLEKGYIKNFTVITTEKFPIIRVDLKYGATGESAIKEITRVSKPGRRVYDGKDIKKYLGGLGLYILSSSKGIITDKEARAQGVGGEVLFRIY is encoded by the coding sequence ATGCCTGTAACGGATTCTATTGCAGATTTTATCACCCGTATAAGAAACGCGGGGAGAGCAAGAAACAAAACGACCGATATACCCTATTCAAAGCTTAGGGAGAATATGTCGCAACTCCTTCTCGAAAAGGGGTATATCAAGAATTTTACGGTTATCACCACCGAAAAATTTCCAATTATACGAGTCGATTTGAAGTATGGCGCAACCGGCGAATCTGCAATCAAAGAGATTACAAGGGTGAGCAAGCCGGGAAGAAGGGTCTATGACGGAAAGGATATAAAAAAATATCTTGGTGGTCTTGGGCTGTACATTCTTTCGTCATCGAAAGGAATTATTACCGATAAGGAAGCAAGAGCGCAGGGTGTCGGTGGAGAAGTTCTGTTTCGTATCTATTAA
- the rplQ gene encoding 50S ribosomal protein L17 codes for MRKVKPARKLGRTAAHRKATLSNLSTQLILHKRIETTEAKAKETRRVVEKIITKARKGTVHAQRIIFKDIRDKEAIKVLFEEIVAKIGTRNGGYTRVIKLAPRYGDAAKMAVIELVDYHEMPAEGQKPVKQDRSKRVKGSKKSEVAS; via the coding sequence ATGCGTAAAGTCAAGCCGGCAAGAAAACTCGGGAGAACTGCTGCACATAGAAAGGCAACGTTGTCCAATCTTTCAACACAGCTTATCCTGCACAAGAGAATCGAGACAACCGAGGCAAAAGCCAAGGAAACCCGCAGGGTTGTTGAGAAGATCATTACCAAGGCAAGAAAAGGTACTGTTCATGCCCAGCGTATAATTTTTAAGGATATCCGCGATAAAGAGGCAATAAAAGTACTTTTTGAAGAGATTGTTGCAAAAATAGGTACTCGTAATGGTGGTTATACAAGAGTGATAAAGCTTGCTCCACGATATGGCGACGCAGCCAAAATGGCGGTTATCGAGCTTGTGGATTATCACGAAATGCCAGCAGAGGGTCAAAAGCCGGTCAAGCAGGATCGCAGCAAGCGAGTCAAAGGTTCAAAAAAATCTGAAGTCGCTTCCTGA
- the rplR gene encoding 50S ribosomal protein L18: MSQIDKASRRQKIKDRSRVKVHGTMAKPRLCVYRSLSQIYAQLIDDDNGKTIMAVSSMSKENKALEGTKSEVCTVVGKQLAEMALAKGITTVVFDRNGFRYHGRLKALAEGAREAGLVF, encoded by the coding sequence ATGAGTCAAATCGATAAGGCCTCCCGGAGGCAAAAGATCAAAGACAGAAGCCGGGTAAAGGTGCACGGTACCATGGCAAAGCCGAGATTATGCGTTTACAGAAGCCTCTCGCAGATCTATGCACAACTGATTGATGATGATAACGGCAAAACGATTATGGCCGTTTCAAGCATGTCAAAGGAGAATAAGGCTCTTGAGGGTACCAAATCAGAAGTGTGCACTGTTGTGGGTAAGCAGCTTGCTGAGATGGCGCTTGCCAAGGGAATAACAACTGTAGTATTTGACAGAAACGGATTTCGTTATCACGGCAGGCTGAAGGCATTGGCTGAAGGTGCGAGAGAAGCCGGTCTGGTCTTTTAA
- the secY gene encoding preprotein translocase subunit SecY: MKLTESIRNINKIPELRQRILYTLLLLFIYRLGSHITIPGVDMAAVAAATPSHTNDLFGLFDLFVGGAFARASIFSLGIMPYISASIIIQLLGAVTPYFQKLQKEGEEGRQRINQMTRYGTVLIAALQSWGVSVSLASPASFGRVVVPDTGILFTITAVIILTASTVFVMWLGERITERGIGNGISLIIMIGILARFPQSLVSEFRSVSLGSKNWIIEIIIIAMMVAIVAFVVLLTVGTRRIPVQHAKRVVGRKVYGGSTQYIPMRINTAGVMPIIFAQSIMFLPGTFLSFFPENEVMQSVAGILAYDSWWYALMFGTMIVFFTYFYTAIAFNPKEVADTMRRQGGFIPGVRPGKSTADFIDNILTRITLPGAVSLAIIAVLPTFLTKFANVTPGFAQFFGGTSLLIIVGVGLDTLQQVESHLLMRHYDGFMKTGKTRGRQRP; the protein is encoded by the coding sequence ATGAAGCTTACTGAAAGTATTAGGAACATCAATAAAATTCCTGAACTTCGCCAAAGGATTCTCTATACGCTTCTTTTGCTGTTTATCTACAGGTTAGGATCCCATATTACCATTCCCGGGGTGGATATGGCTGCCGTAGCTGCAGCGACTCCATCCCACACAAACGATCTTTTCGGTCTGTTTGATCTTTTTGTCGGAGGAGCATTTGCCAGAGCGTCCATTTTTTCATTAGGCATTATGCCCTATATCTCTGCTTCAATTATTATCCAGTTGCTTGGAGCTGTAACGCCTTATTTCCAGAAACTCCAGAAAGAGGGAGAGGAGGGCCGGCAGCGAATCAATCAGATGACCAGATACGGTACAGTACTGATTGCTGCGCTTCAGTCATGGGGGGTAAGTGTGAGCCTTGCGAGTCCGGCATCATTCGGAAGGGTAGTTGTCCCTGATACCGGTATACTTTTTACCATTACGGCAGTAATTATTCTGACGGCGAGCACTGTTTTTGTGATGTGGCTGGGGGAGAGAATAACCGAACGCGGAATAGGTAACGGTATATCCCTTATTATCATGATCGGTATTCTTGCTCGTTTTCCGCAATCTCTTGTCTCCGAATTCCGTTCGGTATCGCTTGGAAGCAAGAACTGGATCATTGAGATTATTATTATTGCGATGATGGTTGCGATCGTCGCTTTTGTTGTACTGCTGACTGTTGGAACCCGTCGTATACCGGTGCAGCATGCTAAAAGAGTAGTGGGTCGAAAAGTATACGGGGGAAGCACCCAGTACATCCCCATGCGGATAAACACCGCCGGCGTGATGCCGATTATATTCGCTCAGTCCATCATGTTTCTTCCGGGAACATTTCTCTCTTTTTTTCCTGAAAACGAGGTTATGCAGAGCGTCGCAGGAATTCTTGCCTACGATTCCTGGTGGTATGCCCTGATGTTCGGTACCATGATTGTCTTTTTTACATATTTTTATACTGCAATAGCCTTCAATCCGAAAGAGGTCGCCGATACCATGAGACGTCAGGGCGGTTTTATTCCGGGTGTAAGGCCAGGTAAAAGTACCGCTGATTTCATTGACAATATTCTTACTCGCATCACCCTTCCAGGTGCCGTATCGCTTGCAATTATTGCCGTACTGCCGACATTTCTTACCAAATTCGCTAACGTCACCCCTGGTTTTGCGCAGTTTTTTGGCGGAACAAGCCTTCTTATTATCGTCGGTGTCGGGCTTGATACCCTGCAGCAGGTTGAAAGTCACCTTCTGATGCGACACTACGACGGCTTTATGAAGACTGGAAAAACACGCGGCCGTCAACGGCCTTAA
- the rplE gene encoding 50S ribosomal protein L5, with protein MTRKKDETPAEKVEARLESFYREKVVPVMMERFQYSNVMMVPKLEKISINIGVGEAAAEPKLLETAMLELGQITGQKPQVRKSRKAISNFKLRENQAIGCRVTLRRKKMYEFLDRFVSLAVPRIRDFRGLSNTSFDGRGNYTAGIREQIIFPEIDIDKVPRICGMDISFVTSAATDEEAYVLLAELGMPFKKKNN; from the coding sequence ATGACGAGAAAAAAAGATGAGACGCCTGCAGAAAAAGTTGAGGCACGCCTTGAGAGCTTTTACAGGGAAAAAGTAGTACCGGTAATGATGGAGCGCTTTCAGTACAGCAATGTGATGATGGTTCCCAAACTTGAGAAAATTTCCATTAATATCGGTGTTGGAGAAGCTGCTGCAGAGCCCAAGCTTCTTGAAACAGCGATGCTCGAGCTTGGTCAGATAACCGGCCAGAAGCCACAGGTTCGTAAGTCAAGAAAAGCCATATCAAATTTCAAACTGCGTGAGAACCAGGCAATCGGTTGCCGCGTCACTCTGCGAAGAAAAAAAATGTATGAGTTCCTTGATCGTTTTGTCAGCCTTGCCGTTCCCAGAATTCGTGATTTTCGCGGATTAAGCAATACAAGTTTTGACGGAAGGGGAAATTACACAGCAGGAATCAGGGAACAGATCATTTTCCCTGAGATTGACATTGATAAAGTGCCGAGAATATGCGGTATGGATATCAGTTTTGTTACCTCTGCCGCAACGGATGAAGAGGCGTATGTACTGCTTGCGGAACTTGGTATGCCGTTCAAAAAGAAGAACAACTAA
- the rpsN gene encoding 30S ribosomal protein S14 has product MAKKSIIARNEKRKRLVEKYAAKREELIKAGDYEALRKLPRDSAATRVRSRCTLTGRGRSVYAKFGLCRHMFRKFALEGKLPGVKKASW; this is encoded by the coding sequence ATGGCCAAGAAAAGCATTATAGCAAGAAACGAGAAAAGAAAGAGGCTTGTAGAGAAATACGCAGCCAAACGGGAAGAGTTGATTAAAGCGGGAGATTATGAAGCACTTCGCAAGCTCCCGAGGGACAGTGCTGCGACAAGAGTTAGAAGCCGTTGCACGCTGACCGGCAGAGGACGCAGTGTTTATGCCAAGTTTGGTTTGTGTCGGCATATGTTCCGAAAATTTGCACTTGAGGGGAAACTGCCTGGCGTAAAAAAGGCTAGCTGGTAA
- the rpmC gene encoding 50S ribosomal protein L29 yields MKKYEVAALSKQELIEKINQLEDRLADINFYKVIEQPQNPMVFRNSRRDVARMKTRLHQLASLEAVKN; encoded by the coding sequence ATGAAAAAATATGAAGTAGCTGCGCTCAGCAAACAGGAGCTTATTGAAAAGATCAACCAGCTTGAGGACAGGCTTGCCGATATCAATTTTTATAAAGTGATAGAGCAGCCACAGAATCCCATGGTGTTTCGTAATTCAAGACGGGATGTTGCCCGCATGAAAACACGCCTGCATCAGCTTGCGTCACTTGAAGCGGTAAAGAACTGA
- a CDS encoding DNA-directed RNA polymerase subunit alpha — protein MIYQMQMPAKIEVDEATHTEMFGRFIAQPLERGYGVTIGNVMRRVLLASLPGTAITGVKIEGVYHEFSAIEGVREDVPEIVLNLKRVRFKSNCKRSCKTSLSIAGTKDFTAGDIIAKEGEFEVLNKDLHIATVNDGSVLNIEIYIGRGRGYLPAEENHPEGMPIGFIAIDAIFTPIRNVKFTVENTRVGQRTDYEKMILDVETDGSIAPDDSISLAGKIINDHIMYFANFSPTEEEFTEEEFKQQDDEFESMRKLLHTKIEDLDLSVRSHNCLRLAEIDTIGDLVSRKEDELLNYKNFGKKSLTELKEQLEKFDLKFGMDITRYQMK, from the coding sequence ATGATATACCAAATGCAGATGCCTGCTAAAATAGAGGTTGACGAAGCTACGCATACGGAGATGTTTGGAAGGTTTATTGCCCAGCCTCTTGAAAGAGGGTATGGGGTGACGATTGGTAATGTAATGCGCAGAGTATTGCTTGCCTCGCTCCCGGGAACAGCGATAACGGGCGTGAAAATCGAGGGAGTGTATCATGAGTTTTCTGCAATTGAGGGCGTGAGAGAGGATGTTCCCGAAATTGTTCTGAATCTCAAAAGAGTAAGGTTTAAATCAAACTGTAAAAGAAGTTGCAAGACATCGCTCTCTATTGCAGGTACGAAAGACTTTACTGCTGGTGACATTATTGCCAAGGAAGGCGAGTTTGAGGTTTTGAATAAAGATCTCCATATCGCAACGGTCAATGACGGTTCTGTTCTTAATATAGAGATATATATCGGCAGAGGCAGAGGTTATCTTCCTGCTGAAGAGAATCATCCGGAAGGAATGCCGATAGGGTTTATAGCTATCGACGCTATTTTTACTCCGATAAGAAATGTAAAGTTTACGGTTGAAAATACCCGGGTAGGTCAAAGAACCGATTACGAGAAGATGATTCTCGATGTTGAAACTGATGGATCGATAGCCCCTGATGATTCGATCAGTCTTGCAGGCAAGATCATCAATGATCATATCATGTATTTTGCAAACTTTTCGCCTACTGAGGAAGAGTTTACTGAGGAGGAGTTCAAGCAGCAGGACGACGAGTTCGAGAGTATGCGCAAACTTCTTCATACGAAAATAGAGGATCTCGATCTTTCCGTAAGATCGCATAACTGCTTGAGATTGGCGGAGATCGATACGATTGGCGATCTTGTTTCAAGAAAAGAGGATGAGCTGCTTAACTATAAGAATTTCGGAAAAAAGTCTTTGACAGAGCTCAAAGAGCAGCTTGAAAAGTTTGATCTGAAATTTGGGATGGATATCACCAGATATCAGATGAAGTGA
- the map gene encoding type I methionyl aminopeptidase, which yields MITIKSEREIDLMRESGMLVALTLDMLEQEIRSGMSTRQLDEMAEQFIRDHHAVPSFLNYAPKGDPDVTPYPATLCVSINEEVVHGVPSPKKIIREGDIVSVDCGVYKSGYHGDAARTFIIGTIDPAVRKLVEVTKESLEKGIAMAVEGNRLHDISSAIEEHARSYGFSVIENMVGHGIGSELHEDPAVPNYGRKNTGVRLVKGMALAIEPMIALGRSRKAVSRRGGWVAVTEDGKPSAHFEHTIIVRPEKAEVLTCSRLSGHIC from the coding sequence ATGATTACCATAAAAAGCGAACGGGAAATTGACTTGATGAGAGAGTCGGGAATGCTCGTTGCCCTGACTCTTGACATGCTTGAACAGGAGATACGTTCAGGAATGTCAACCAGACAGCTTGATGAGATGGCTGAGCAGTTTATCAGAGATCATCATGCCGTACCAAGTTTTTTGAACTATGCCCCAAAAGGGGATCCCGATGTGACTCCATATCCGGCTACGCTTTGCGTATCGATCAATGAAGAGGTTGTTCATGGGGTCCCGAGCCCAAAAAAGATTATCAGGGAGGGCGATATTGTTTCTGTTGATTGCGGAGTTTATAAAAGCGGCTATCACGGCGATGCCGCCAGAACTTTTATCATAGGAACTATTGATCCTGCCGTACGCAAGCTTGTGGAAGTAACAAAGGAGTCTCTTGAAAAAGGCATAGCAATGGCCGTAGAAGGTAATCGCCTTCATGATATTTCTTCAGCGATTGAAGAGCACGCTCGCTCCTATGGATTCAGCGTGATAGAGAATATGGTAGGCCACGGCATCGGGAGCGAGCTCCATGAAGACCCCGCTGTTCCTAACTACGGGAGAAAAAATACAGGGGTACGGCTGGTTAAAGGAATGGCTCTTGCCATTGAACCGATGATCGCTCTTGGCCGTTCCAGAAAGGCTGTAAGCCGCAGGGGCGGATGGGTAGCCGTTACAGAAGACGGAAAGCCCTCTGCACATTTTGAACACACGATTATTGTCAGACCGGAAAAGGCAGAGGTTCTAACCTGCTCTCGTCTGTCAGGGCATATTTGCTGA
- the rplO gene encoding 50S ribosomal protein L15, translated as MDLSSLRPAAGAVKNKKRVGRGQGSGNGTTAGKGNKGQQARSGYQKPINEGGQVPVYRRLPKFGFTSLQRKPIKTLNLSQLEDWIQDGLITGEEISVYDLKALCSGSYADYFKILGNGEITTAIKITAHFFSKSAEEKIIKAGGQVIKAYRTLEEASKIRDLSVEEALLKPKAKLVKRVKKSAKP; from the coding sequence ATGGATTTAAGTTCACTTCGTCCTGCAGCAGGCGCGGTTAAAAACAAAAAGCGTGTCGGACGCGGACAGGGTTCAGGAAACGGCACAACTGCCGGCAAGGGTAATAAAGGACAGCAGGCAAGAAGCGGTTATCAGAAACCTATCAATGAAGGCGGTCAGGTTCCTGTATACAGAAGACTACCTAAATTCGGATTTACCTCCCTGCAGAGAAAGCCAATAAAAACACTTAATCTCTCACAGCTTGAAGATTGGATTCAGGATGGCCTGATTACCGGCGAAGAGATTTCCGTGTATGACCTGAAGGCATTGTGCAGCGGAAGTTATGCGGATTATTTCAAGATTCTCGGAAATGGCGAGATAACCACTGCAATAAAAATTACCGCACATTTCTTCAGCAAAAGTGCCGAAGAAAAAATTATAAAAGCGGGCGGCCAGGTTATCAAAGCATATCGTACGCTTGAAGAAGCTTCAAAGATCAGGGATCTGTCGGTTGAGGAGGCTCTTTTAAAGCCAAAAGCAAAACTCGTCAAAAGAGTTAAAAAATCCGCGAAGCCCTGA
- the rplF gene encoding 50S ribosomal protein L6, which translates to MSRIGKMPIPLSNQAKIEITDTDLTVTGPKGKLHQALTPQVIITQEDGVVTVQRIDDSKKAKAMHGLYRVLISNMVEGVTNGFTRKLEIAGVGYRAELKNDFLALTLGYSHMIYFKAPDEITIQVPDQTTILVTGIDKALVGQVAAKIRSFRKPEPYRGKGIKYEGEVIRRKEGKAAGK; encoded by the coding sequence ATGTCAAGAATAGGAAAAATGCCGATACCCCTGAGCAATCAGGCTAAAATAGAGATCACTGATACCGATTTAACCGTAACAGGGCCTAAGGGAAAGCTTCATCAGGCACTGACACCGCAGGTGATCATTACCCAAGAGGACGGCGTTGTTACAGTTCAGAGAATTGACGACAGCAAAAAAGCCAAAGCAATGCACGGTCTCTATCGTGTGCTGATAAGCAATATGGTAGAAGGTGTCACGAACGGCTTTACAAGAAAACTTGAAATTGCAGGCGTCGGTTATCGTGCCGAGTTAAAGAATGATTTTCTTGCATTGACGCTTGGCTATTCACATATGATTTATTTCAAGGCTCCGGACGAGATAACCATACAGGTTCCAGACCAGACAACCATTCTTGTCACCGGCATCGATAAAGCGCTTGTCGGACAGGTTGCTGCGAAGATTCGGTCATTCAGAAAGCCTGAACCATACCGAGGCAAGGGTATCAAGTACGAAGGCGAGGTTATCCGTAGAAAGGAAGGTAAGGCGGCTGGCAAATAA
- the rpsK gene encoding 30S ribosomal protein S11: MATVSRKKKKVKVTPEGTVHIKASFNNIMVTITDVLGNTVSWSSAGKNGFKGSKKNTPYASQITSEAAAKEAFDLGMRHVNVLIKGPGAGRDAAIRALQGAGLEVRSIKDITPLPHNGCRPPKRRRV, encoded by the coding sequence ATGGCAACAGTAAGCAGGAAAAAAAAGAAAGTCAAGGTAACCCCTGAGGGTACGGTGCATATCAAGGCGTCGTTCAATAATATAATGGTGACGATTACCGATGTGCTTGGAAACACGGTCTCCTGGTCAAGTGCAGGAAAGAACGGATTCAAGGGATCAAAAAAGAATACTCCCTATGCCTCGCAGATAACCTCAGAGGCGGCGGCAAAGGAAGCTTTTGATCTTGGCATGCGACATGTAAACGTGCTTATCAAAGGTCCGGGTGCTGGACGTGATGCGGCAATCAGAGCTTTGCAGGGCGCCGGACTCGAAGTGCGCAGTATCAAGGATATTACGCCTCTTCCTCATAACGGCTGCAGGCCTCCGAAACGCAGAAGAGTCTGA